Proteins from a single region of Sylvia atricapilla isolate bSylAtr1 chromosome 9, bSylAtr1.pri, whole genome shotgun sequence:
- the TMEM205 gene encoding LOW QUALITY PROTEIN: transmembrane protein 205 (The sequence of the model RefSeq protein was modified relative to this genomic sequence to represent the inferred CDS: inserted 1 base in 1 codon; deleted 1 base in 1 codon): protein MKTPVPIQDTMASDTGPSNTIKLLHLLFLSTSWGMQVWVTFVAGFVMSRHLPRHTFGSIQRELFPYYFHISSHLRLLNLTLFAMSHPSERLGEEHTTQVIIFLVCIAASVLNTQCFGQVTSDTVAELQLLERRHGLGQEXGRPGSDAHGQLRASSPRYRQLARRFALCHALSSLCNLCCIVCNGLSLHHWLHSSLPSEGRTVQVRAEPEPSSCCLAVKQPRALDIKPQQLGWRYPRCVCARRRRSSKL, encoded by the exons ATGAAGACACCTGTCCCCATCCAGGACACCATGGCAAGTGACACGGGGCCCTCCAACACCATCAAACTGCTGcacctgcttttcctctccaccTCCTGGGGAATGCAGGTCTGGGTGACCTTCGTGGCCG ggtttGTGATGAGCAGGCACCTCCCTCGC CACACCTTCGGCTCCATCCAGCGGGAGCTCTTCCCTTACTACTTCCACATCAGCTCCCACCTGCGCCTCCTCAACCTGACCCTGTTCGCCATGTCCCACCCCAGCGAGCGGCTCGGCGAGGAGCACACCACCCAGGTAA TCATCTTCCTCGTCTGCATCGCCGCTTCTGTGCTGAACACGCAGTGCTTCGGGCAGGTCACCTCCGACACGGTGGccgagctgcagctgctggagcgCAGGCacgggctggggcagg cgGGGCGGCCGGGCAGCGATGCCCACGGGCAGCTCCGTGCCTCCAGCCCCAGGTACAGGCAGCTGGCCCGGCGCTTCGCCCTCTGCCACGCTCTGTCCTCCCTCTGCAACCTCTGCTGCATTGTGTGCAACGGGCTGAGCCTGCACCACTGGCtgcacagctctctgccctcTGAGGGCAGGACGGTGCAGGTGAGGGCTgagccagagcccagctcctgctgcctcgCTGTAAAGCAGCCCCGAGCTTTGGACATCAAACCGCAGCAGCTCGGGTGGAGATACCCTCGCTGTGTTTGTGCACGGCGCAGAAGAAGTTCCAAAttgtga